In a genomic window of Flavobacterium lipolyticum:
- a CDS encoding beta-ketoacyl-ACP synthase III: protein MNTTKASIIAIGGYVPETVLSNTDLEKRIDTTDEWITSRTGIKERRILDDPALATSDMASFAIKDLIKNYDINPLDIDCLILATSTPDHILTPAASLVCEKAGLKSAWGFDLNAACSGFLYALSVGASFIESGRYKNVVVVGADKMSSIVNYEDRNSCILFGDGAGAVLLQPTTDGRGIHQNIFRTDGTGAEFLSVRAGGSLLSTTEETIQNKQHFVHQEGRTVFKHAVRNMSGTSKELMEKASLTPDMVDWVIPHQANLRIIQAVSEEIGIGIEKFKINIQRYGNTTAATIPLCLWDFKNDFKKGDNLVITAFGAGFSWGSMYIKW, encoded by the coding sequence ATGAATACAACAAAGGCTTCCATTATTGCTATTGGAGGATATGTACCGGAAACGGTTTTAAGCAATACTGATTTAGAAAAAAGAATAGATACAACAGATGAGTGGATTACCTCTCGAACAGGCATAAAAGAAAGAAGAATATTGGATGACCCGGCACTGGCAACCTCAGATATGGCTTCTTTCGCCATTAAAGATTTAATAAAAAATTATGATATAAATCCTCTGGATATTGATTGCCTTATACTCGCCACATCAACACCCGATCATATTCTTACTCCCGCTGCCAGTTTGGTATGCGAAAAAGCAGGACTGAAAAGCGCCTGGGGATTTGACCTTAACGCTGCCTGCAGTGGTTTTTTATATGCACTTTCGGTAGGCGCAAGCTTTATTGAAAGCGGCAGATACAAAAATGTTGTCGTAGTTGGTGCCGATAAAATGAGTTCGATCGTGAACTATGAAGACCGAAACAGCTGCATTTTATTTGGTGATGGTGCAGGTGCTGTACTTTTACAACCTACTACAGACGGACGCGGTATTCATCAAAATATTTTCAGAACAGACGGAACAGGTGCTGAATTCCTTTCTGTACGTGCCGGAGGTTCCCTTTTGTCCACAACAGAAGAAACCATTCAAAACAAACAGCACTTTGTACATCAGGAAGGAAGAACCGTTTTTAAACACGCTGTGAGAAACATGAGCGGTACTTCGAAAGAACTAATGGAAAAAGCTTCATTGACTCCGGATATGGTAGACTGGGTAATCCCTCATCAGGCTAACTTAAGAATCATTCAGGCAGTAAGTGAAGAAATTGGTATTGGTATTGAGAAGTTTAAAATAAACATTCAAAGATACGGTAACACTACAGCGGCAACCATCCCGTTATGTCTTTGGGATTTCAAAAACGATTTCAAAAAAGGAGATAATCTTGTTATTACGGCTTTTGGAGCAGGATTTTCCTGGGGCAGTATGTACATCAAATGGTAA
- a CDS encoding amidohydrolase translates to MSDNKINRKQFLRMGAAATGAALFSGISNTAMAHSPEEPEKSIASAKEYILTNVRLEDGFEYNEKKEVIATKTNLYNVHIADGKIKNITIDKPDGKLKKVDAKGLLMLPGLRDMHIHIDKTFYGGKWNAAPRKGFTVKDMITLEQKIIPDLLVDSQYKAEQAIQLMKSQGSYFARCQCNIDPVSGLKSLEHLLKALENNKDSFGWEIVAFPQHGILYSQSEPLLREAAKMGVDFIGGLDPTTVDGNMEKSLDSMFQIAIDHNKGIDIHLHESPPSGKSAIEYIIKRTEENKQLQGKTYISHGFALARMDPKDLEGIAEKMGALGIGVISTVPIGKTIMPIPTLKKYGVKLMTGTDSIVDHWMPFGTCDMLEKAKLCAQLYGWTDEYSLSRALHIATTNEVLPLNDAGVRVWPATGDDAHFILVKASCSAEAVARLPKREGVFFKGKMIAGQMTGL, encoded by the coding sequence ATGAGCGACAACAAAATAAACCGAAAGCAATTTTTAAGAATGGGAGCCGCAGCAACAGGGGCTGCCTTGTTTTCCGGAATAAGCAATACTGCAATGGCACATTCTCCGGAAGAGCCCGAAAAGAGTATAGCCTCTGCTAAAGAATATATTTTAACCAATGTAAGACTGGAAGACGGTTTTGAGTACAATGAAAAAAAAGAAGTAATTGCCACCAAAACCAATTTGTACAATGTGCATATAGCGGATGGGAAGATTAAAAATATTACAATCGACAAACCTGATGGGAAACTAAAAAAAGTAGATGCCAAAGGTCTTTTGATGCTTCCGGGATTGCGTGACATGCACATCCATATTGATAAAACCTTTTACGGTGGGAAATGGAATGCTGCTCCCAGAAAAGGATTTACGGTAAAAGATATGATTACGCTGGAACAGAAAATTATTCCGGATTTGCTTGTGGATTCTCAGTACAAAGCAGAGCAGGCTATTCAGTTGATGAAAAGTCAGGGCAGCTATTTTGCCCGTTGCCAATGTAATATTGATCCTGTGAGCGGATTAAAAAGTCTGGAGCATTTGTTGAAGGCTTTAGAGAATAATAAAGACAGTTTTGGATGGGAGATTGTGGCTTTTCCGCAGCACGGAATTTTATATTCGCAATCAGAACCTTTACTGAGAGAAGCCGCAAAAATGGGGGTAGATTTTATTGGCGGACTTGATCCTACAACGGTTGATGGAAATATGGAGAAATCACTTGACAGCATGTTTCAAATCGCGATAGACCATAATAAAGGCATTGACATTCATTTGCACGAATCGCCTCCTTCAGGAAAATCGGCTATAGAATACATCATTAAAAGAACCGAAGAGAATAAACAATTACAAGGAAAAACCTATATCAGCCATGGTTTTGCATTGGCCCGAATGGATCCGAAAGATTTAGAAGGAATTGCCGAAAAAATGGGAGCACTTGGAATAGGAGTTATTTCGACAGTGCCGATAGGAAAAACCATCATGCCCATTCCGACTTTAAAGAAGTACGGTGTGAAACTAATGACGGGTACTGACAGTATTGTAGACCACTGGATGCCTTTTGGAACTTGTGATATGCTGGAAAAAGCAAAATTATGCGCACAGCTTTATGGCTGGACAGACGAGTACAGTTTGAGTCGTGCTTTGCACATTGCCACCACAAACGAGGTGCTGCCGCTTAACGATGCAGGTGTACGCGTATGGCCTGCAACAGGAGATGACGCGCATTTTATTTTGGTAAAAGCAAGCTGTTCAGCCGAAGCAGTTGCCCGTTTGCCAAAAAGAGAAGGTGTGTTTTTTAAAGGTAAAATGATAGCAGGACAGATGACCGGATTGTAA
- a CDS encoding AraC family transcriptional regulator has protein sequence MSKNAIPTLSVLNILGEQTFGITLFRHSVKGRNEFEQPHKHDFYLVFFVENGSGFHSVDFKQTRVEDYQIHFVGAGQVHNWSLDVNTNGFQLMISPAIMTVFSNLSQLPFFGQSSPFCLSLNKSGFQKIKSQLEEIETDLLKDDLLTKEIVLLRLHLLFKLLQKDYVLQFPDHDVAAKSEKIIKKFKTLIEDHFTTQFSVNFYAGELNVTSNYLNILSQKFLNKSAGDVIKERTILEAKRLLISTDLSVKEIAYQLGFSDNGYFAKVFKKYIGKTPTDFKENYNLYHSYH, from the coding sequence TTGAGCAAAAATGCCATACCCACTTTGTCTGTTTTAAATATACTTGGCGAGCAAACGTTTGGTATCACCCTGTTTCGGCATAGTGTAAAAGGGCGTAACGAATTCGAGCAGCCTCATAAACACGATTTTTACCTTGTTTTTTTCGTAGAGAACGGTTCCGGATTTCATAGTGTAGATTTTAAACAAACGAGAGTAGAAGATTATCAGATTCATTTTGTGGGAGCAGGACAGGTACACAATTGGTCACTTGATGTCAATACGAATGGTTTTCAGCTCATGATTTCTCCTGCGATCATGACCGTTTTTTCTAATTTGTCGCAGCTGCCTTTTTTCGGACAAAGTTCGCCTTTCTGTCTTTCTCTAAACAAAAGCGGTTTTCAGAAAATTAAAAGCCAGCTAGAAGAAATCGAAACGGATTTACTTAAAGATGATTTGTTGACCAAAGAAATAGTACTGCTGAGATTGCATCTGCTGTTTAAATTATTGCAAAAAGATTACGTGCTTCAATTTCCGGATCATGATGTTGCGGCCAAATCAGAAAAAATTATAAAAAAGTTCAAGACACTGATTGAAGATCATTTTACAACCCAATTCTCGGTGAATTTTTACGCCGGAGAGTTGAATGTGACTTCTAATTATCTGAATATTCTCTCCCAAAAATTCCTGAACAAATCGGCTGGCGATGTTATAAAAGAAAGAACCATTCTGGAAGCCAAACGATTGTTGATCAGTACTGATTTGTCGGTAAAAGAGATTGCTTATCAGTTAGGATTTAGCGATAATGGCTATTTTGCCAAAGTGTTTAAAAAGTATATCGGAAAAACTCCGACCGATTTTAAGGAAAATTATAATCTGTACCATTCTTATCATTAA
- a CDS encoding glycoside hydrolase family 88 protein codes for MKKKLSLLLALSAITINSFANLKQEDPSLVWFKKTTETIRFQLNKAAQTYKPGKNPRSVNPDGTVRLAGLTDWTTGFFPGSLWYGYELTGDKILAEEAKKFTLALDSIRNIKNTHDVGFMLYCSYGNAYRITGDKTYLPALADGAANLYARFSPTVGAIRSWDFEWLHYPVIIDNMMNLEYLYWSASAFSKPEYATAANTHALTTIKNHFRKDFSSYHLVDYDPKTGKVLRKGTHQGVTDDSAWARGQAWGLYGYTMCYANTKNPKFLQQAESIAAFLMNHPRMPKDKIPVWDFDVHNALDTAELAPRDASAAAVIASALLDLSTQVKDGKKYISYAEAILKSLSSDAYLAKPGENNYFLLKHSVGAFLYNSEIDTPLDYADYYYLEALKRYASLKKIEI; via the coding sequence ATGAAAAAAAAATTAAGTCTATTACTAGCACTCTCTGCTATTACCATAAACTCCTTTGCCAATCTCAAGCAAGAAGATCCTTCATTGGTTTGGTTTAAAAAAACAACCGAAACCATTCGCTTCCAGCTAAACAAAGCGGCACAGACTTACAAACCTGGGAAAAATCCGCGTTCCGTAAATCCTGACGGAACAGTTAGATTAGCAGGTTTGACAGACTGGACTACCGGTTTTTTTCCGGGAAGTCTGTGGTATGGCTATGAACTCACCGGGGATAAAATTCTGGCTGAAGAGGCTAAAAAATTTACACTTGCTTTAGATTCTATACGAAATATAAAAAATACACATGATGTAGGTTTTATGCTGTACTGTTCTTATGGAAATGCTTACAGAATTACGGGAGACAAAACTTATCTTCCGGCACTGGCTGACGGGGCAGCAAATCTTTACGCCCGATTTAGTCCAACAGTAGGAGCTATTCGCTCCTGGGATTTTGAATGGTTGCATTATCCGGTGATTATCGATAATATGATGAACCTTGAATATTTGTATTGGAGTGCCAGCGCCTTTAGCAAACCGGAATATGCCACCGCCGCCAATACGCACGCGCTGACCACGATAAAAAACCATTTTAGAAAAGATTTCAGTTCCTACCATTTGGTTGATTACGATCCGAAAACAGGCAAAGTATTACGAAAAGGAACGCATCAGGGGGTTACTGACGATTCGGCCTGGGCACGAGGTCAGGCCTGGGGATTGTACGGATATACGATGTGTTATGCTAATACCAAAAACCCTAAATTTTTACAACAGGCCGAAAGTATTGCTGCCTTCCTAATGAATCATCCGCGTATGCCAAAAGACAAAATACCGGTTTGGGATTTTGATGTACATAACGCTCTGGATACTGCTGAACTTGCTCCCAGAGATGCTTCGGCAGCAGCCGTAATTGCCTCAGCATTGCTTGATTTAAGTACTCAGGTTAAGGATGGAAAAAAATACATCAGCTATGCCGAAGCCATTTTAAAATCTTTATCGTCTGATGCTTATCTCGCGAAACCGGGTGAAAACAATTATTTTTTACTGAAACACAGCGTGGGTGCCTTTTTATACAATTCAGAAATTGATACACCACTTGACTATGCCGATTATTATTATCTAGAAGCTTTAAAAAGATACGCATCTCTTAAAAAAATAGAAATCTAA
- a CDS encoding polysaccharide lyase family 8 super-sandwich domain-containing protein: MHKKLFLSVGLIALVFNFSYAQLSVVNEIAVKYRNWLTGENLDYSKPQVNERYSRFLSNGIAAKNLSAYDFSNPGPAWNFTVSADQTAYQVLVEQKLIRLVFLYQLKGSAASPNPDYHSPALRDSILALFNYMKAKGISSTTNFAYLSIPATEEVITSGHGICLRSSGYATSVFLMKDELVASGEFTHHLGALKSLTAFISPDYPNFNFTNPGFNSDIIRSSIQQRFCYVLAQDDASTTKVTDMDFLKRFIDNALKISNGWNDCIKPDFITYHHRGAYSNSYGVEALQQSSIMNMMLKNTSYELNAEAQSNLKNAILNYSKFSKGFEMPLGLAGRFFTNTDALNDLRPALAFLYVADPVANLEAGREFVRLWNLSATANTNLLRQNALSITLVHTPGSLMDLLQTLNAGISPLPEITQGQFNFPFAGLSVHKYNGFQASIKGTSKHIWHFEDSATENVFGRYTSAGAMELLTTGVPVTRASNGYSENGWDWSHLPGTTVAYLPLNIVETGTMREMNGKSFLTVGSLDHNGIFGMDYKDYNSATGMTALKSNFFFKNMILCLGSNIRDTNGTYPIHTTLFQTALANTATATYVNGTATTGNTYTLTQTGAFWATDALGNGYVVPGNSSNTDAITINRLEQNSRNNSNTANTSGNFTSAYINHGTAPVSAKFQYAVVLQGGQTVTQQLAANFTSYFKIHHQNSQAHIVQYLPDAIFGYVIFTPNTIFTYDVVVSVNKPAAVMTQKTDNGNKLKVSLTNPNLGLLTSNETYTWSQISSQNSILNRVAQTDPVKLTLVGQWELSAPASNITTTINGANTEVTFTTINGLTIQTELVKSSTLGIHDPTEQASKDLAVMVAPNPSLSDFKINVTGEAGQTIFVNVFDTLGKRVSTLKSNYGQTIVLGSDWTPGIYFAEIRQGKQKKTVKLIKQ, from the coding sequence ATGCACAAAAAATTATTTTTATCTGTCGGGCTAATAGCCTTAGTTTTTAACTTTTCGTACGCTCAGCTGAGTGTTGTAAATGAGATTGCCGTCAAATATCGAAACTGGCTCACAGGGGAGAATCTCGATTATTCTAAACCACAGGTCAACGAAAGATACAGCCGTTTTCTAAGCAATGGTATAGCTGCCAAAAACCTCTCGGCATACGATTTTTCCAATCCTGGTCCGGCATGGAATTTTACCGTCAGTGCCGATCAGACTGCGTATCAGGTTTTGGTCGAACAAAAACTCATCCGCTTAGTCTTTTTGTACCAGCTGAAAGGGTCGGCTGCCAGTCCTAATCCCGATTATCACAGTCCGGCACTGCGAGATTCTATTTTGGCACTTTTCAACTATATGAAAGCTAAAGGCATCAGCAGTACTACTAATTTTGCTTATCTCTCCATTCCTGCCACGGAAGAAGTGATTACCAGCGGTCACGGGATATGTTTGCGCTCCTCAGGGTATGCAACTTCCGTTTTTTTGATGAAAGACGAACTGGTTGCTTCCGGAGAATTTACACATCATCTCGGAGCACTGAAAAGCTTAACGGCTTTTATTTCTCCGGATTACCCGAATTTCAATTTCACCAATCCCGGTTTTAATTCCGATATTATCCGTTCTTCCATTCAGCAGCGATTTTGTTATGTACTGGCTCAGGACGATGCTTCAACTACAAAAGTGACCGATATGGATTTCCTGAAACGATTTATTGACAATGCTCTCAAAATAAGCAACGGCTGGAACGATTGTATTAAGCCTGATTTTATTACCTATCATCACAGAGGTGCTTATTCAAATTCCTACGGAGTAGAAGCGTTGCAACAATCTTCGATTATGAACATGATGCTGAAAAACACCTCCTATGAATTAAATGCCGAAGCACAAAGCAACTTAAAAAATGCCATTTTAAACTACAGCAAATTCAGTAAAGGTTTTGAAATGCCTTTAGGACTTGCCGGAAGATTCTTCACCAACACTGATGCGCTTAACGACTTACGACCTGCACTGGCATTTTTATATGTAGCCGATCCTGTAGCCAATCTGGAAGCAGGAAGAGAATTTGTTCGCCTTTGGAACCTTTCTGCAACCGCTAATACTAATTTACTGAGACAAAATGCCCTATCGATCACACTGGTTCATACGCCTGGCAGTTTAATGGACCTGCTGCAAACTTTAAATGCAGGAATTAGTCCACTTCCCGAAATAACCCAAGGACAATTTAATTTTCCTTTTGCCGGATTGAGCGTTCACAAATACAATGGCTTTCAGGCAAGCATCAAAGGAACGAGTAAACACATTTGGCATTTCGAGGATTCGGCCACAGAAAATGTTTTTGGCAGATATACCTCTGCAGGCGCTATGGAATTGCTGACCACCGGAGTTCCCGTGACCCGAGCTTCAAACGGTTATTCCGAAAATGGCTGGGATTGGTCGCATCTTCCCGGAACAACTGTGGCCTACCTTCCGTTAAACATAGTTGAAACGGGTACTATGAGGGAGATGAACGGAAAATCATTTCTGACGGTTGGTTCTTTAGACCATAACGGCATTTTTGGTATGGACTATAAAGATTATAATTCGGCTACCGGAATGACGGCTTTGAAGTCTAATTTTTTCTTCAAAAATATGATTCTTTGTCTGGGTTCTAATATCAGGGATACCAACGGAACCTACCCTATTCATACTACTCTGTTTCAAACAGCACTAGCCAATACAGCAACAGCAACTTATGTGAACGGTACGGCCACTACAGGCAATACTTATACACTTACCCAAACAGGAGCCTTCTGGGCGACAGATGCTTTAGGCAATGGCTACGTGGTTCCCGGAAATTCAAGTAATACCGATGCGATAACCATTAACCGATTGGAGCAAAACTCCCGCAACAACAGCAATACCGCTAATACTTCGGGTAATTTTACCAGTGCCTATATCAATCATGGTACTGCCCCTGTTTCAGCCAAATTTCAATATGCGGTCGTATTGCAGGGCGGACAGACCGTTACACAACAACTGGCGGCTAATTTTACTTCTTACTTTAAAATTCACCATCAAAACAGTCAGGCACACATTGTGCAATACCTCCCGGACGCCATATTTGGGTATGTCATTTTTACTCCAAATACTATATTTACTTATGATGTAGTAGTAAGTGTAAACAAACCGGCCGCTGTGATGACTCAAAAGACGGACAACGGGAACAAATTGAAAGTTAGCCTGACCAATCCAAACTTAGGACTTTTGACTTCGAATGAAACCTACACCTGGAGCCAGATCAGTAGTCAAAACTCCATTTTAAACAGAGTAGCACAAACAGACCCTGTAAAGCTAACTCTTGTCGGTCAGTGGGAATTGTCCGCACCAGCATCAAATATAACCACCACTATCAATGGTGCTAATACAGAAGTTACTTTTACTACAATTAACGGACTTACCATTCAAACCGAACTCGTAAAATCATCCACATTGGGTATCCATGATCCGACGGAGCAAGCTTCTAAAGATTTAGCAGTTATGGTTGCTCCCAACCCTTCCCTATCCGATTTTAAAATCAATGTTACAGGTGAAGCCGGGCAGACTATTTTTGTAAATGTGTTCGATACTTTAGGAAAACGTGTCAGCACCCTAAAATCAAACTATGGACAAACTATCGTTCTGGGCAGTGACTGGACTCCCGGAATATATTTTGCCGAAATACGTCAGGGCAAACAAAAGAAAACCGTCAAATTAATAAAACAATAA
- the hepC gene encoding heparin-sulfate lyase HepC gives MKNLKKTITLLLLFTTAYFTHAQEKQLTKESFDVVNLHYPGLENVNQLFTSGKYDEAARALLNYYRERRKIKSPDFNVGDETRFRGKDIGKANQLKADNALLHQFQPHKGYGYFDYGTDINWDYWPVKDNEVRWQLHRVTWWQPMGMAYRSSGDEKYAKEWVSQFRDWEKKNVLGRSKENDQFAWRPLEVSERIQSLPGTFNLFVVSSNFTPAFLMEFLNSFSKQTAYIPKNYSKEGNHLLFEAQRILSAGAFFPELKAAEEWRKSGIEILNREIKLQVLPDGVQWELSPIYHAACIEIFLKAYNSAKMAGVAKEFPETYSKTIEKMMVATANISFPDYSTPMFGDSWTFDKNGRIKQFLNWSKMFPENGLLKYLGTAGAEGQLPNYGSHALSDGGFYTFRNGWNDKSTVMIVKAGPPAEFHAQPDNGTFELWVKGRNFTPDTGCYIYSGDAEVTKMRNWYRQTRVHSTLTLDNQNMIITKAKENKWSTSKNLDQLTYTNPSYTDLNHQRTILFIDQKYFLILDKAIGKATGNLGVHFQLKEDSKPVFNKTNNSVTTTYEDGNNLLIQSLNTDRVTLNEEDGKVSYQYAKEIARPAFVFEKPKTTAAAQSFITVVYPYDGTKAPEISIKMNKANDFEKGIIDMSLQIDGKKSEVKTNLND, from the coding sequence ATGAAAAACCTTAAAAAAACAATAACCTTACTCCTGCTATTTACCACCGCTTATTTTACTCATGCACAGGAAAAACAACTGACCAAAGAAAGTTTTGATGTTGTCAACCTTCACTATCCGGGTTTGGAGAATGTAAATCAGCTTTTTACTTCCGGTAAATATGACGAAGCCGCCAGAGCGTTGCTCAATTATTACCGTGAGCGAAGAAAGATCAAAAGCCCTGATTTTAATGTGGGCGATGAAACCCGATTTAGAGGAAAAGATATTGGAAAAGCCAATCAGTTAAAGGCCGATAATGCTTTGTTGCATCAGTTTCAGCCTCATAAAGGCTATGGTTATTTTGATTACGGAACCGATATTAACTGGGATTACTGGCCGGTAAAAGACAATGAAGTGCGCTGGCAGCTGCATCGTGTAACCTGGTGGCAGCCTATGGGAATGGCCTACAGAAGCAGCGGCGATGAAAAATATGCCAAAGAATGGGTTTCACAGTTTCGCGATTGGGAGAAAAAAAACGTTTTAGGACGTTCGAAAGAAAATGACCAATTTGCCTGGCGTCCGTTAGAAGTATCAGAGCGTATACAAAGTCTTCCGGGAACCTTCAACCTGTTTGTAGTTTCATCGAATTTTACACCCGCTTTTTTAATGGAATTCTTAAACAGCTTCTCCAAACAGACGGCTTATATTCCTAAGAATTACAGCAAAGAAGGCAATCATCTATTGTTTGAAGCACAGCGCATCCTGAGTGCAGGAGCCTTTTTCCCGGAACTCAAGGCAGCAGAAGAATGGCGTAAAAGCGGCATCGAAATACTCAATCGCGAAATAAAACTACAAGTACTCCCTGATGGCGTACAATGGGAGCTTTCACCGATTTATCATGCTGCCTGTATCGAAATCTTTTTAAAAGCCTACAACTCGGCTAAAATGGCGGGTGTAGCTAAAGAATTTCCCGAAACCTACTCCAAAACAATCGAAAAAATGATGGTGGCGACAGCCAATATTTCTTTCCCCGATTACAGTACACCAATGTTTGGCGACTCCTGGACTTTTGATAAAAATGGCAGAATAAAACAATTTCTAAACTGGTCAAAAATGTTTCCTGAAAACGGACTCCTGAAATATTTGGGTACAGCTGGTGCTGAAGGACAATTACCCAATTATGGATCCCATGCCTTATCAGACGGAGGTTTCTATACTTTTAGAAACGGATGGAACGACAAATCAACCGTCATGATTGTTAAAGCAGGGCCTCCGGCCGAATTTCACGCACAGCCCGACAACGGTACGTTTGAACTTTGGGTAAAAGGACGCAATTTTACACCAGATACAGGCTGCTACATTTACAGTGGTGATGCTGAGGTAACCAAAATGAGAAATTGGTACCGTCAAACCAGAGTACACAGCACGTTGACACTTGACAATCAGAACATGATCATTACCAAAGCCAAAGAAAACAAATGGAGTACCTCTAAAAACTTAGATCAATTAACCTATACCAATCCAAGTTATACTGACTTAAACCACCAGCGTACCATTCTTTTTATAGATCAGAAGTACTTTTTAATTTTGGATAAAGCAATTGGAAAAGCTACCGGAAACTTAGGAGTTCACTTTCAATTAAAAGAAGACAGCAAACCCGTTTTCAACAAAACAAACAATAGTGTTACAACCACTTACGAAGATGGCAACAATCTTTTGATACAATCTTTAAATACCGATAGAGTAACCCTAAATGAAGAAGACGGTAAGGTTTCCTATCAGTACGCCAAAGAAATTGCACGCCCTGCTTTTGTTTTTGAAAAGCCGAAAACCACTGCTGCAGCACAAAGTTTTATTACGGTAGTTTATCCGTATGACGGAACTAAAGCGCCAGAGATCAGCATTAAGATGAATAAGGCTAATGATTTCGAAAAGGGAATTATTGATATGAGTTTACAAATTGATGGTAAAAAAAGTGAGGTAAAAACAAATCTGAATGATTAA